The Arachis hypogaea cultivar Tifrunner chromosome 14, arahy.Tifrunner.gnm2.J5K5, whole genome shotgun sequence genome has a segment encoding these proteins:
- the LOC112744603 gene encoding receptor-like protein kinase ANXUR2, which yields MGLFCLWCNTRPRETKQPSTTIQELCHQFSFAEIQSATCNFNESLVIGQDGIGTFYKGFIETSSTHVAIKHCNKDSLDLGFKHEAVLLCQLHHPNLIPLVGFCIERNELILVYEYMSNGSLYDHIHGRNFNPLSWKRRLQICIGVARSLHYLHTGAKYVIIHRDVKTSNILLDSSMEPKVSGLTFSKRGPLSISKTLTRVESRVLGTWGYADPEYVATGFLTEKSDTYSFGIVLLEVLSAKLALDIHKEHLENCNQSLKSYAEEIVDPFLKSKIAPDCLKTFFDITERCLLKEGRERPDMGEVELQLEHALKSQEEADAKI from the coding sequence ATGGGTTTGTTTTGTTTGTGGTGTAATACAAGGCCAAGGGAAACAAAACAACCTTCAACCACCATACAAGAACTTTGTCATCAATTTTCTTTTGCTGAGATACAATCAGCAACATGTAACTTCAATGAGTCTTTGGTAATTGGACAAGATGGAATTGGCACTTTTTACAAAGGTTTTATAGAGACAAGTTCTACCCATGTTGCCATCAAACACTGCAACAAGGATTCTCTTGATCTCGGGTTTAAGCATGAGGCTGTTTTGCTTTGTCAGCTTCACCATCCCAATCTGATTCCTCTAGTTGGATTTTGCATCGAAAGGAACGAGCTCATTCTTGTGTATGAGTACATGTCCAATGGCTCCCTTTATGATCACATTCATGGTAGAAACTTTAATCCACTTTCATGGAAGAGGAGGCTTCAAATTTGCATTGGGGTGGCGCGTTCACTGCACTATCTTCATACAGGAGCCAAATATGTTATCATTCATCGTGATGTTAAGACAAGTAACATTCTTTTGGATAGTAGTATGGAGCCTAAAGTTTCTGGTTTAACATTTTCCAAAAGGGGACCTCTTAGTATCTCAAAGACATTGACAAGGGTGGAGTCCAGGGTGCTGGGAACATGGGGATATGCTGATCCAGAATATGTGGCAACTGGTTTTTTGACCGAAAAATCAGATACATATTCATTTGGAATAGTTTTGTTAGAAGTTTTGAGTGCAAAGCTGGCACTAGACATTCACAAGGAACACTTGGAAAACTGCAATCAATCACTCAAGTCATATGCAGAGGAAATCGTTGATCCTTTTCTTAAGTCAAAGATTGCTCCAGAttgtttgaaaacattttttgacATCACTGAGAGATGTTTGCTCAAAGAGGGAAGGGAGAGGCCAGACATGGGGGAAGTGGAACTCCAACTTGAACATGCACTAAAATCTCAAGAGGAAGCTGATGCCAAGATTTGA